Within Sphingomonas piscis, the genomic segment CCGCGGCCTTCGTGCTGCCGATGATAGATATCCTGGGCGAAGGCCGAAGCCGCGCTCGAATGCCGCGCTCGCTGATCCTCGAGCCGACCCGTGAGCTGGCCGTTCAGGTGTCGGAGAATTTCGAGAAGTACGGAAAGTATCACAAGCTCTCCATGGCGCTGCTGATTGGCGGCGTTCAGATGGGCGATCAGGTCAAGGCGCTCGAAAAGGGCGTGGATGTCCTCATCGCCACGCCCGGCCGCCTCAAGGACCTGTTCGAACGCGGCAAGATCCTGCTGACCGGTTGCGAGCTTCTCGTCATCGACGAAGCCGACCGCATGCTCGACATGGGCTTCATCCCGGACATCGAGGAAATCTGCTCCAAGCTCCCCAAGTCGCGGCAGACGTTGCTGTTCTCGGCGACCATGCCGCCGCCGATCCAGAAGCTCGGCGCCAAGTTCCTCACCGACCCCAAGCGCATCGAAGTCGCTCGTCCGGCAACCGCCAACGTCAACATCGAACAACGGCTGATCATCACCCGCGCGGACAAGAAGCGCGACGTTCTTCGCGACGTGTTGCGGCATGAAGAAGTGAAGAACGCGATCATCTTCTCCAACCGCAAGACGACGGTTCGCGACTTGGCGGCCAGCCTGAAGCGGTCGGGTTTCGCGGTTGGTCAGATCCACGGCGACATGGAGCAGAAGGACCGGCTTGCCGAATTCGATCGCTTCAAGAAGGACGAAATCAACATCCTCGTCGCGTCGGACGTCGCCGCACGCGGATTGGACGTCAAAGGGGTCAGCCACGTCGTCAACTTCGACGTGCCGTGGCAGCCCGACGACTACATCCATCGCATCGGCCGCACCGGGCGAGCAGGCGCGCAGGGCATCGCGATCACCCTTGCGACCAAGGAAGATGCGGAGGCGGTCGCAAACATTGAGAAGCTGACCGGAATCAAGATCCCGCGTCCCGAAGCCGCACCGCAGGCCGATGCCGAGGAACCGGCAGCCGAGCCTAAAGAAGCGCGCAAGAAGGCGGCCCACAAGGCTGAGCCGCGCAAGACCCAGGCGCGCAAGCCGAAGTCGCGTGAGAATGAGCGACGGAACGATGAGGCGCCAAGCGCACCTAAGCCGCGCCGTGATCGCGAGGAGGATGTTTCTTCGCAGCCTGCCTCCGGGCGCTCGCCGATCGTCGAAGACATCGCCCCGAGTGGAACGGGCCGGTGCCTTCGTTCCTGTCGTTCGGCGCGCTCTAGACCTCGGCCTTGCCGCTTCGGTAGCGGCTTCTGAAAGCATCCGCGAAGGCTTGTAGCCGCTGTTCGGCGATCGCATCGCGCAGCCCTTGCATCAACCGTTGGTAGAACCAAAGGTTGTGCTGGGTCATCAGCATGGCGCCAAGGATCTCGCCCGACCTGACGAGATGATGCACATAGGCCCGCTCGAACGTGGTGCAGGCGGGGCACGGGCATCCCGGCTCGATCGGCTCCTGATCCTCGGCAAACCTGGCGTTGCGAAGGTTGAGCGGCCCGTTCGCGGTAAACGCCTGCCCCGTCCGGCCGGAGCGCGTTGGAAGCACGCAGTCGAACATGTCGATCCCGCGTTCCACGGCGCCAACGATGTCGTCCGGCTTGCCGACTCCCATGAGGTAGCGCGGCTTGTCGCGCGGGAGTTGTTCAGGCGCGAAGTCGAGGCAGGCGAACATCGCCTCCTGCCCTTCGCCCACCGCAAGACCACCGACCGCGTAACCGTCGAAGCCGATCTCGATTAGTCCGTCCGCAGACGCCTTCCGCAACCCTTCGTCCAGCGCACCCTGCTGAATTCCAAATAGCGCCGCACGCTCCGCATGCTCGCCGCCCTTTTCGAACTCCTCGCGCGAGCGTTTCGCCCATCGGATCGATCGCTCCATGGCGCCGACCTGTTCCTCACGCAAAGACGTGGTCGGAACCAGCTGATCGAACTGCATCACGATGTCCGACCCGAGTAGCCGTTGGATTTCGATCGAGCGTTCCGGCGACAGCATGTGCTTGCTTCCGTCCAGATGACTCTTGAACGAGACCCCCTGCTCCGTGACCTTGGACAGCTCGGACAGGCTCATCACCTGGTAACCCCCGCTGTCCGTCAGGATCGGCCGGTCCCAGCCCATGAACCGATGCAGTCCGCCAAGCTTTGCCACCCGTTCGGCCGAAGGGCGAAGCATCAGGTGATAGGTGTTGCCGAGGATGATGTCGGCGCCTGCCGCTCGCACCTCTTCTGGCCGCATCGCCTTTACGGTCGCCGCGGTGCCCACCGGCATGAAGGCGGGGTCCGGATCTCCCCACGATTCATGACAATGGTACCGGTGCGCGCGCGTCCGTCGCTCGCGCTGATGTTGAAGGAAAAGCGGGTCACGCGAGCCCCCTACCCGTTCGTGTCGCGCGAAGTCGAGACGCGCCCCCTCGACTTCGCCGGGGACGAACGGCATTGCAGAAGGATGCTGGAACCTTGGCTTTACCCAGTCCTCACTGCCGTCGCCTTTTGCACCGGCTTTATCGACGCGATTGCCGGCGGCGGCGGATTGATCATGGTCCCGGCCTTGCTGTTCGCGGGCATTCCGCCGCTGCACGCGCTCGGCACCAACAAGGCGCAATCCATGTGCGGGACGGCCGTAGCTTGCGCCAATTATGCTCGCTCGGGCCTGTTCAGCTGGCGCGAGCATCGCTGGACGGTCGCGCTGGTGTTTGTCGGTGCGGCGGCCGGCGTGCTCGTCGTTCAGGCGATCGGCAGCCAGAGCATGGGACTCGTCATCCCGATCCTGCTGATGGCCGTCGCGCTCTACGTGCTGCTGAGCCCGCGCATGACCGACGAAGACGCGCAGGAGCGGATCGGCGACACGGCATACAAGCCGCTGGCCGGTGCGATCGGCTTCTACGACGGCTTCTTCGGGCCGGGCACCGGAAGCTTCTTCACCTCCAGCCTTGTCGGCCTTCGCGGCATGGGCCTGACCCGCGCCACCGCGCTCACCAAATTGTTCAACCTCACGAGCAATGTCGCCAGCGTCATCGTCTTCGCCATCGGCGGCAAGATCCTGTGCTTGCTCAGCCTCTGCATGGCGCTTGGCGCGATGGCCGGCGGCTGGGCGGGCAGCCACAGCGCCATGCGCTTCGGTGCCCGCCTGATCCGTCCGCTGCTGGTAATCCTCTCGCTCGGGCTGACCGCCCGCCTGCTGTGGGGTTATTTCAGCGGCTGATTGTCACTCAGCGACGACCTTCGGCAGCTCGCTGATCGGTTCGACGATGATGTTGCGGAACATGGTTTCCGCGCCTTCGGACTGAAGCTGGATTCGCCCGCGGGTCAGCGGCGTGCGGCGGCCATTCTTCAGGTTCACCGTCGACAGCCGAGTGACGATCATGACCGGCTCACCATTGACAACATGCACCGCCTTGTCGCCGACGACATAAAGGTCGAGCTTGTTCCACTCGCCAACCGGCTTCTCGGCGTCCTTGGCGCCCTCGATGTTCCAGGCGGGGGTCTTCACCTCCATCGGCTTGCCGCCGAGCATGAAGCGCCGCTTCGGATAGATGATGCTTGGGTCATGCCCAGCCTCGGCAGTAGCGCTCGCATCTTCACCGACGCGGACCACCATGCCCGTCGAGCCCTTCATGATCTCGAACTCGATCGAGCGCATCCACGTCCCGAACACGGCGCCATGCGGTCCGCTGGAATGATAAAGGAGGCCGTTATTTTCCGGCAGATCGAGCCGCGGTGCGTGGCGCTTGCCGGTCCAGCGGAAATCCAGGCTAAGATGATAGTTGCCGATCACGCGCTTGTGGACCAGGCTGCCCCAGGTCTTGCCGTCGACGAACAGCACCGGCCCGCCGTCCGCCTGAATGACCTTGAAGGTCGTGCCCTTGCCGTGGGCGCCGAGCGGCTTCACCTTGGGCGCGGTATAGGTGAGCGACGGGTCCGCGTAACCGAGCCATGCTTCCCAGTCGTTCAGGTCCTTGCCGTTGAACAACGGGTATGCGGGTCCGGTCGCCTTTGGCAGGCTTTCGATCTTCAACTTCTGCTTCTTGTACGGCGGGTCGTTGGCAATCGCCGCCGCCTCGGCCGCTGTGATCTTCTCTTCCGGTGCAACCGCTACAGCCGCAGCCGTAAGCGCCAACGCTACTGACAACATCTTCGGTTCCCCGTCCACTCTCGCAAAAGCTGTGCGTGCGGCTAGTAATGAGCGCGGAGGGGGATGTCTGTATGCTTTATCGCCATGGCCGCTTGACCTCGGACCGGCTTGCGACGGCAGCACTCGGTCTCTCCGCTCTGGCGCTGGTCGCGGCCGCCGGCGCGGCGCCGCCGGCGACGGACTGGCCCATGTACGGGGGCAGTTCGACCGGCGACCGCTACTCCCCGCTGGATCAGATCAACCGCGCCAACGTCTCGCAGTTGCGCGAGGCTTGGCGCTTCGACACTGGTCCTGGCGGGCTTCAGACCTCGCCCTTGATGATCGATGGCGTGCTGTACGCCGTCACACCAAAGCAGGATGTCATCGCGCTTGACGCTGCTACGGGTAAGCCGCTCTGGACCTGGGACGCGCCGGAGGATGGCGAGCAGCCGGTCCGCGGCCTCACCATGTGGGCAGAAGACGGCGGTCGGCGGCTGTTCACCAGCAACGGTTTCTACCTGGTCGCGCTCGACCCCGCGACCGGCAAGCTCGCCGCCGACTTCGGCGAGAAAGGACGCATCGACCTTCGCGAGGGCCTCGGCCGCGATCCCGCGGACATCGCTGCCTTCCTCACCAGCCCCGGCGTGATCTACGGCGATCAGATCATCACTGGTTTCCGCACCTGGGAAGGCCATCCGGGCGCGCCCGGCGCCGTCCGCTCCTACGATGTGCGCATCGGCAAGCTTCGATGGAAGTTCAACCTCATCCCTCAGCCGGGCGAAGCAGGCCAGGACACCTGGCCGAAGGACGCCTGGAAGACGGCCGGCGCTGCGAACAGCTGGCCCGGAATGGTCGTCGATCAGCAGCGCGGGATCGTCTTCGTACCCACGGGCTCGCCGGTCGACGATTTCTACGGCGGCGACCGCACCGGCGACAATCTCTACTCGGACTCCTTGGTCGCGCTGGATGCCCGCACCGGCAAGTATCTGTGGCATTTCCAGGCCGTCCATCATGACATCCTGGACCGTGACTTCCCCTCGCCGCCCGTGCTGGTCACCGTCCAGCATGGCGGAATGCGCATCGACGCCGTTGCGCAGACAAGCAAGCAGGGTTTCCTCTTCCTGCTCGACCGGGTGACCGGCAAACCGCTCTGGCCCGTCGTCGAGAAGCCGGTCCCGCAGTCGACCGTGCCGGGTGAAGTCACCTCCCCACTCAGCCGCACGCGCTCAAGCCCGCGCCTTACGCGCGCCAGTGGCTGACCGAGGACATGCTGACCCGGCGGACGCCCGAAGCGCATGCCGCCGTCCTCGCCGAGTTTCGGAAGATGCGCAGCGGCGGTCCGTTCATGCCCTTCACTGTCGGTCAGGACACGATCGTTTTCCCCGGCTTCGACGGTGCGGCCGAATGGGGTGGCCCGGCCGTCGATCGCGCGAGCAACATCATCTACATCAACAGTAACGAGATGGCTTGGAAGGCGTCGCTCGCCGAGAACAAGCCGGAGGGCAGCGCCGGTCAGCAGCTTTACACCGAGCGTTGCGCCAGCTGCCACGGCGAGACCCGCGAAGGCTCGCCGCCACAATTCCCTAGACTGCTCGATGTTCACAAGCGGCTTACGGACGCGCAGATCACCCGCGTCATTCACGCCGGCAAAGGCCGCATGCCGGGATCCCGGCAGATCAAAGGCGAACCGCTCAAGGCTCTGCTTGCCTTCCTGCACGACGATCCCGGCGAGCAGAAAGAAGCGGTCGGCAAGGCGGCGCCGCGCAATCCTTACCGCTTCACCGGCTACCGCCGCTGGTTCGATCCCGACGGCTACCCGGCTATCGCGCCGCCCTGGGGCACGCTCAACGCCATCGACCTCGACACCGGCGATTACGTCTGGCGCATTCCCTTCGGCGAATATCCGGAGCTTGCCGATAAGACGACCGGCTCCGAAAACTACGGCGGCCCGATCGTCACCGCGGGTGGCCTCCTGATCATCGGCGCCACCAACTACGACCGAAAGATCCGCGCCTTCGACATCCGCACCGGCAAGCTCTTGTGGCAGCACGTCATGCCCTACAGCGGCAATGCGACGCCGATCACCTACGTGGCTAACGGCAAGCAATATGTGGTCATCGCCACCAGCGGATCGCGCAACCCGAAAGGGCCGCAAGGCTCCGCTTACGTCGCCTTCGCCTTGCCCTGAAAATCTTCGCCCACCCTCTGGAAAGGTTGCAAGCCGCCACCCAATTGTTCCGCACCCATAAGGAGCAAGGCGAATGAGCGACGGCAACGACTACGTACCCCCGAAGGTCTGGACCTGGGACGCGCCCAGCGGCGGGCAGTTTGCCAACATCAACCGGCCGATCGCCGGCCCAACCCATGACAAGGACCTTCCGGTCGGCAAGCACCCCTTCCAACTCTACTCGCTCGCCACGCCCAATGGGCAGAAGGTCTCGATCATGTTCGAGGAACTGCTCGAACGTGGGATCAGCGAGGCGGATTATGACGCCTGGCTGATCAACATCGGCGAAGGCGACCAGTTCGGAAGCGGCTTCGTCGACGTGAACCCCAATTCCAAGATCCCCGCCCTCCTCGACCGCAGCGGACCCGAGCCGCAGCGTGTCTTCGAATCCGGCTCTATCCTCGTCTACCTCGCCGAAAAGTTCGGCGCCTTCCTGCCCGCCTCCGGCCCGGCGCGCACCGAGACCCTCAACTGGCTGTTCTGGCAGATGGGCAGCGCGCCTTTCCTCGGCGGCGGCTTCGGCCACTTCTTCGCCTATGCACCCGTGAAGATCGAATATGCGATCAACCGCTATGCGATGGAGGCGAAGCGCCAGCTCGACGTCCTCAACCGCCAGCTCGCCGACCACGAATTCGTCGCTGGTTCCGACTATAGCATTGCCGACATGGCGATCTGGCCGTGGTATGGGCAGCTCGCGCTCGGCAAGACTTACGCCGGTGCGGACGAGTTTCTGTCGACCCATGAATATGAGCATCTGAACCGCTGGGCGAAGCAGCTCATGGAACGTCCCGGCGTGAAGCGTGGCCGCATCGTCAACAAGGTCAACGGCGAACCGCACGAGCAACTGCGCGAACGGCATAGCGCTTCCGACTTCGACACCGTCCCCGCCCCGCAATTGGATCCGGCTTAGTAATGGCGGACCTTACCGCGGTGCCCGTGCGTAGTGGGGCGCATGGGCACCGAGGGCATCTTCCCGACATTTTTCCTGTCCGGCTTCGAATGTTCCAGCTTCGACTGGGGCAAGGAGGGCCGCCGCAACGTCACCGCCGAGCTCCGCCACGACGTCCACGCCGACGAGGATTATGCCATGCTCCCGTCGCTCGGCATCGCCGTCGCCCGGGAAGGGATCGCCTGGCCCTTCGTCGACAAGGGCAATGGCGATTATGACTTCAGCAGCATCGATCCGTTTCTCGCCGCTCAGCGCCGCCACAACGTCCTGCCGATCTGGGACTTGTGCCACTACGGCTATCCGTCCGACCTCGACCCTTGGAGCGACACTTTCGTGCAGCGCTTCGCCGCTTACGCCCGCGCCGCCGCGCGCCACGTCGCCGAGCATGCGCACCACGGACCCTTGTGCTTCACGCCGATCAACGAGCCGACCTTCTGGGGCTATATGGGCGGCGAATGGGGCTGGTGCGCACCGTTCGGTAAGACCGCCGACGACCGCCGACGCTGGACGCTTCAGCTTGCCAAGGCGGACATTGCGGCGGTCAAGGCGATCCGCGCCGACTTCCCCGATGCCCGCTTTGTCCACATCGATCCTTTGATCTGGGTCGTCCCGCCCCGCAATCGGCCGGACTGGGCGGAAGCCGCAAACCGCGAGGCGTACGAAGACGCCTATATCGCTTGGGACGTGATCAGCGGCCTCAAGCACCCGGAGCTTGGCGGAAGCATGGAGATCATCGATATCTTGGGCTTCAACAACTACAGCTTCGGCCAGATGGAATATGCCGGCGGCGGCAAGCCCAACAATCCGCTGCAGCCCGGAGACGACCGTATCCGCTCCGTCTGCGACCTCGTTACCGAAGCCTGGGCCAAGTACAAGCGCCCCTCGATCATCGCCGAGACCTCGGGGCTCCACGGCGGCCGTGCCCAATGGCTCGACGACATCACTTGCGAATGCCTTGCCGCCGTCAACAAGGGCGTCGATCTCCACGGCATCTGCCTCTTCCCCGCCGTCGACATGCAGGACTGGCACAGCGGCGAATGGCTGCACATGGGGATCGCCGACGTCGAGCAACTCCCAAGCGGCGCCCTGATGCGCAAGCCGTTCATGCCCTACGTCGACATGCTTCACCAATGGCAGAAGAAGCTCAACCGGGTACAGAGGCTCGATAGCGACCCGTTCGACAAAGTCGTCGATCTGGAGGACATTCGGAAGGCGGCCCGGGAGCTGAGCCCACAGCCTGACGTGCAGTGGAACTAGGGCAGCAGCAGGCTTGAATCCCCATAGGAGTAAAAGCGGTAGCTGCTCGCAATCGCATGCGTGTAGGCCGACTGGATCACCTCCAGCCCCACTAAAGCGCTGACCAGCATGAACAGGGTCGAGCGGGGCAGGTGGAAGTTGGTCATCAGCCCATCCACGGCCTTGAAGCGATAGCCGGGCGTGATGAAGATGGCGGTGTCGCCTTCGAACGGCTGCACCTGCCCGTCCTCGCTCGCGGCGCTTTCCAGCAGGCGAAGGCTGGTGGTACCGACCGCGATCAGCCGTCCACCTGTCGCCCGCGCGGCGTTCAGCCGGTCGGCCGTCGCCGCATCGATCCGGCCCCACTCGGCATGCATCTTGTGGTCGGCGGTGTCCTCCGCCTTCACCGGCAGAAAGGTGCCCGCGCCGACGTGAAGCGTCAGCGTTTCGGTGAGGACGCCGCGCTCTTCCAAAGCCGCAAGCAACTCCGGCGTAAAATGAAGTGCCGCGGTCGGCGCGGCGACCGCGCCCTCATCCTTCGCGAACATCGTCTGATAATCGCTGAGGTCCTGCGCATCCGTTCCACGCTTCGACGCGATGTAGGGCGGCAGCGGCATCCGCCCTGCCCGCTCCAGCATCAACTCGACCGGCTCCTCGCCCTCGAAGTGCAGCAGGAAAGCGCCCTGCTCGTCGCGCTCCGACGCCGTCGCGGACACGTCAGCCGAAAAGTCGATCCGGTCACCAACCTTCAGCCGTTTGGCATTGCGGACGAACGCCCACCAGTCGCGCGGGCCCGCCCGCTTGTGCAGCGTAGCCCCGATCTTCGCCTCGCCCCTGCGGCCTTCCAGCTGCGCCGGAATGACCTTGGTGTCGTTGAACACCAGCACATCGCCCGTCCGGAGCAGCGTCGGCAAGTCTCGCACAACATGGTCGGACAGCGCACCGCCAGCGACCTTCAGCAACCGCGCACTGTCCCGCGGCCGCGCGGGGCGAAGCGCGATCAGCTCTGATGGCAGTTCGAAATCGAAGAGATCGACGCGCATGCGCGCGCCTTAGGCGCCGAGCGTCGCCTTGACGATCTTGGTCGGCACTTCCGGCGGCTCACCCACGGCGATTGCGTCCACCGCGTCCATGCCGCTGATCACACGGCCGAACACCGTATACTTTCCCCACAGCTGCATGTTGGGAGAGAACATGATGAAGAACTGGCTGTTGGCGCTGTCCGGGCTTTCGGAGCGCGCCATGGCAGCCGTACCGCGCATGTAGGGCATTTCGCTGAACTCGGCCTTCAAGTCGGGCAGCTCCGACCCTCCAGTGCCGTTGCCCTTGGGATCGCCGCCCTGCGCCATGAACCCGGGGATCACGCGATGGAACGGCAAGCCGTCGTAGAAACCGCGGCGGACCAAAGTCTTGATACGCTCGACATGGCCGGGCGCTACATCGGGACGCAGCTGGATGACGACCGATTTGCCGTTGTCGAGCGCCAGGGTCAGCCGGTTCGAAAGGTCTGCCGCGACCTCGGCCGGCGGCAAGACGGCGGGCTTCGGCAAGCTTTGCGCAACCGCGGCGCTCGTCAGCGCCAGCGACGACAAGGATAATGCGAACAAGGTCTTACGAAACATTCCCAACTCCGATTGTCAGCGCTTGGCAAGGTGGCGAGCGACATCGGCGGCCACTGCCGGCGTCACGAACTTGCCGATATCGCCCCCATAACGCGCGATTTCTTTCACCAGCCTTGACGCGATCGGCTGCAACGACACGTCCGCCATCAAGAAGACGGTCTCCACCCGGTCGTTCAGCTGCTGGTTCATGCCCGCCATCTGGAATTCATACTCGAAGTCCGCGACGGCGCGCAGGCCGCGAAGGATCAGCGACGCTCCCTGGGCCTCGGCGAAATCCATCAGCAGCGAATTGAACTCGACCACTTCGACATTGCCGCCAATGACATCGGCCTCGCGCCGGACCATCGCCAGCCGCTCCTCCAGCGAGAACATCGGCTCCTTGGACGGGTTAGTGGTCACCCCGATCACAAGCTTGTCAACCAGGTTTGCGCCACGGCGAATGATGTCGATGTGACCCAGCGTTACCGGGTCGAACGTACCGGGGTACACGCCGATGCGGCTGACCATCAGCGGTCCCTTTCGATCGCGAAACGGGCGATGGCGCGCAGCAGGTCGGCCTCGCTTCCATGGTCCGACAGATGCTCGCAGGCCTGCTCGACCAGCAGTTCCGCCTGTTGCCGCGCCCGGTCGGCGCCAAGCAGCGAAACGAACGTCGCCTTGCCCGCGTCTTCGTCCTTGCCCAGCCTCTTGCCCGCCGCTTCCTCGTCGCCCTGATGGTCGATCAGGTCGTCGGCGATCTGAAAGGCCAGCCCCACGTTGCGGGCATAGCCGCGGTAAGGCGTCCGCGCCTCGGGATGCAGGCGGTTGAGGATGCAGGCCGCCTCGACCGAATATTCGATCAGCGCGCCGGTCTTGAGCTGCTGCAGCCGCGCGATCTCCGGCATGCCGAGCTCCCGCCCCTCGGCCTCGAGGTCGAGCATCTGCCCGCCCGCCATCCCGGCCGGACCCGCGGCCCGCGCGAGCTCCAGAGTCAGTTCGGCCCGGACGTTCGGATCCTCATGGCTTTCGGGATCGGCGACGATCTCGAATGCCAGGGCATGGAGGCTGTCGCCGGCCAGCACGGCGACCGCTTCGCCAAACGCCTTGTGCACCGTCGGCTTGCCGCGGCGCAGGTCGTCATCATCCATGCACGGCAGATCGTCGTGGATCAGCGAATAGACGTGGATTGCCTCGATGGCGCAGCCCACCCGAAGCGCGCGCTGCCGCTGGATCGCGAACATGTTGCCTGCGGCCACGGTCAGCAGGGGCCGGAGCCTTTTGCCGCCGCCGATCGCCGCATGACGCATGGCTTCGAACAGGGGCTCGCGCGCGTCACCGGTAACCGGCAGCAGGTCGGCGAAAAAGGCGTCGACGTCCGCCGCGACCCGACTCGCTTCCCGCTCGAGGCGGGTGCTTGGGTTGTCGACGACTTCAGTCGGCATCGAAGGGCTTCAGGCCCTTAGGGCTTCCGTCGCCGGCGAAGGCAATCTGCTCGATCCGCGCCTGCGCATCCTTGAGCCGTGCCTCGCAATGACGCTTCAGCCGGTCGCCTTCCTGGTAAAGCTCGATCGACTTGTCGAGCGGCGCCTCGCCGCGCTCCAGCAGCCGCACGATCTCCTCGAGCCGGGCAAGCGCCGCCTCGAAGCTCAATTCACCCGTCTGTTGCTGCTCGTCCATCCGTCAGCTTCTTGCGACCGGGAAGCCGCTGAATCAAGAAGCCGGCGTGTTCTTGAACGGGTCGCGGATGCCGGGGAAGATTTCGTCGGCCAGATTCTCCTGGTCGGCATTGGCAAGCGCGGCCTCCGCGTCGCGGACATGCTGCTCACGCTCAGCGCGAAGCTGCTCGATCAGCGCGGCGCGGTCGCCTTCCAGCCGTTCGTCGGTCTGCGCGGTGGTGCCCGCCGCCTTCTGTGCCTTGGCGATCGCCGCATCCAGCTCACGCTGCGACGTCAGGCCAAGCGTCACCGGATCCTTCGGCGTGATGTTCGCCATGTTCCAGTGGCTGCGGTCGCGGATCGCGGCGATGGTGGTGCGGGTGGTGCCGATTAGCTTGCCGATCTGCCCATCGGTCACTTCCGGATGGTTGCGGATGATCCAGGCGATTCCGTCCGGCTTGTCCTGCCGCTTGCTGACCGGCGTGTAACGAGGCCCCTTGGTGCGGCGAACCGGGTCCGGCTCCTTGTGCATCTGCAGCTTATAATCGGGGTTGGTCTGACCCTTTTCGATTTCCTCGTGGGTCAGCTCGCCGGCGCGGATCGGGTCGCGGCCCGTCAGCTTGGTCGCGGCGGTATCGTCGGCGATGGCCTGAACTTCCAGGATGTGAAGGCCGCAGAATTCGGCGATCTGCTCGAAAGTCAGCGAGGTTTCCTCGACCAGCCAGGACGCGGTCGCATGGGGCATAAGGGGCTGGGCCACGGGGCATCTCCAGTGAATACAAATGAATAGGGCCGCCCCTTGCGGAGCGGCCGTCACCCTGTTCGCTTAGTCCGACCGTCGCCGGAGGGCAAGAATGTTCACGCCTTAATCGCGACGTGCCCCGAAAGGCTCTGCACCCGCCCAACCCAGCGAAACACGGACGGGTAGCGCCCGAGGTCGAACCCGCCTTCCCCGGCCACGTGGGTGTAGGCGAGCAGGGCAATGTCGGCGAGGGTGAAGCGTCCGGCCGCGAACCAGTCGTTGGCGGAAAGATGCTCGTCCATGACCGCTAGCGCGTCCTCGCCCGCCTTGCGCTTGGCCGGAAGCATGTCGCGCTGGGCCTCGCTCAGCTTGTCCTCGCCAACGAACGCCAGCCAGAAGCGCAAGGTCGCGATGTTCGGCTCATGGCTATACTGCTCGAAGGACATCCAGCGCAGCATGTCGGCATGGTCGAACCGCTCGGTTGGGATCAGGTCGGTGCCATGCGCCAGGTAGACGCAGGCGGCATTGCTTTCCGGCAGGAAGCGATCGCCGATCTGCAGCACCGGTATGCGGCCGTTGGCGTTGACGTTGCGAAGGAAGTCGGGCGTCCGCGTCTCGCCCTTGATGATGTCATATTCGCGGCGTTCCAGCGGCGTACCGACATGCGCGGCAGTCAGCCGGATCTTGTAGCAATTTCCCGACTGGGAATATTCGTGAAGGATCAGATTCTCGGTCACTGCGGCTCTGCATTGTCGCCGCCAAGGCGTGCCACAAACCCTGCCGGTTTGCTTATCGAAACGCCTA encodes:
- a CDS encoding DEAD/DEAH box helicase: MSFADLGLSPELMRAVGESGYDTPTPIQKGAIPSVLMGKDLIGIAQTGTGKTAAFVLPMIDILGEGRSRARMPRSLILEPTRELAVQVSENFEKYGKYHKLSMALLIGGVQMGDQVKALEKGVDVLIATPGRLKDLFERGKILLTGCELLVIDEADRMLDMGFIPDIEEICSKLPKSRQTLLFSATMPPPIQKLGAKFLTDPKRIEVARPATANVNIEQRLIITRADKKRDVLRDVLRHEEVKNAIIFSNRKTTVRDLAASLKRSGFAVGQIHGDMEQKDRLAEFDRFKKDEINILVASDVAARGLDVKGVSHVVNFDVPWQPDDYIHRIGRTGRAGAQGIAITLATKEDAEAVANIEKLTGIKIPRPEAAPQADAEEPAAEPKEARKKAAHKAEPRKTQARKPKSRENERRNDEAPSAPKPRRDREEDVSSQPASGRSPIVEDIAPSGTGRCLRSCRSARSRPRPCRFGSGF
- a CDS encoding TSUP family transporter — translated: MTMVPVRARPSLALMLKEKRVTRAPYPFVSREVETRPLDFAGDERHCRRMLEPWLYPVLTAVAFCTGFIDAIAGGGGLIMVPALLFAGIPPLHALGTNKAQSMCGTAVACANYARSGLFSWREHRWTVALVFVGAAAGVLVVQAIGSQSMGLVIPILLMAVALYVLLSPRMTDEDAQERIGDTAYKPLAGAIGFYDGFFGPGTGSFFTSSLVGLRGMGLTRATALTKLFNLTSNVASVIVFAIGGKILCLLSLCMALGAMAGGWAGSHSAMRFGARLIRPLLVILSLGLTARLLWGYFSG
- the yghU gene encoding glutathione-dependent disulfide-bond oxidoreductase; this translates as MSDGNDYVPPKVWTWDAPSGGQFANINRPIAGPTHDKDLPVGKHPFQLYSLATPNGQKVSIMFEELLERGISEADYDAWLINIGEGDQFGSGFVDVNPNSKIPALLDRSGPEPQRVFESGSILVYLAEKFGAFLPASGPARTETLNWLFWQMGSAPFLGGGFGHFFAYAPVKIEYAINRYAMEAKRQLDVLNRQLADHEFVAGSDYSIADMAIWPWYGQLALGKTYAGADEFLSTHEYEHLNRWAKQLMERPGVKRGRIVNKVNGEPHEQLRERHSASDFDTVPAPQLDPA
- a CDS encoding 3-keto-disaccharide hydrolase yields the protein MLSVALALTAAAVAVAPEEKITAAEAAAIANDPPYKKQKLKIESLPKATGPAYPLFNGKDLNDWEAWLGYADPSLTYTAPKVKPLGAHGKGTTFKVIQADGGPVLFVDGKTWGSLVHKRVIGNYHLSLDFRWTGKRHAPRLDLPENNGLLYHSSGPHGAVFGTWMRSIEFEIMKGSTGMVVRVGEDASATAEAGHDPSIIYPKRRFMLGGKPMEVKTPAWNIEGAKDAEKPVGEWNKLDLYVVGDKAVHVVNGEPVMIVTRLSTVNLKNGRRTPLTRGRIQLQSEGAETMFRNIIVEPISELPKVVAE
- a CDS encoding c-type cytochrome — its product is MLTRRTPEAHAAVLAEFRKMRSGGPFMPFTVGQDTIVFPGFDGAAEWGGPAVDRASNIIYINSNEMAWKASLAENKPEGSAGQQLYTERCASCHGETREGSPPQFPRLLDVHKRLTDAQITRVIHAGKGRMPGSRQIKGEPLKALLAFLHDDPGEQKEAVGKAAPRNPYRFTGYRRWFDPDGYPAIAPPWGTLNAIDLDTGDYVWRIPFGEYPELADKTTGSENYGGPIVTAGGLLIIGATNYDRKIRAFDIRTGKLLWQHVMPYSGNATPITYVANGKQYVVIATSGSRNPKGPQGSAYVAFALP
- a CDS encoding PQQ-binding-like beta-propeller repeat protein, whose product is MLYRHGRLTSDRLATAALGLSALALVAAAGAAPPATDWPMYGGSSTGDRYSPLDQINRANVSQLREAWRFDTGPGGLQTSPLMIDGVLYAVTPKQDVIALDAATGKPLWTWDAPEDGEQPVRGLTMWAEDGGRRLFTSNGFYLVALDPATGKLAADFGEKGRIDLREGLGRDPADIAAFLTSPGVIYGDQIITGFRTWEGHPGAPGAVRSYDVRIGKLRWKFNLIPQPGEAGQDTWPKDAWKTAGAANSWPGMVVDQQRGIVFVPTGSPVDDFYGGDRTGDNLYSDSLVALDARTGKYLWHFQAVHHDILDRDFPSPPVLVTVQHGGMRIDAVAQTSKQGFLFLLDRVTGKPLWPVVEKPVPQSTVPGEVTSPLSRTRSSPRLTRASG